One Periophthalmus magnuspinnatus isolate fPerMag1 chromosome 8, fPerMag1.2.pri, whole genome shotgun sequence genomic window carries:
- the mylpfa gene encoding myosin regulatory light chain 2, skeletal muscle produces MAPKKAKRRAAAGEGSSNVFSMFEQSQIQEYKEAFTIIDQNRDGIISKDDLRDVLASMGQLNVKNEELEAMIKEASGPINFTVFLTMFGEKLKGADPEDVILSSFKVLDPEGTGTIKKEFLEELLTTQCDRFSKEEIKNMWAAFPPDVAGNVDYKNICYVITHGEEKEE; encoded by the exons ATG GCACCAAAGAAGGCCAAGAGGAGGGCAGCAGCCGGAGAGGGCTCCTCCAATGTGTTCTCCATGTTTGAGCAGAGCCAGATCCAGGAGTACAAGGAG GCTTTCACAATCATCGACCAGAACAGAGACGGCATCATCAGCAAAGACGACCTGCGCGACGTTCTCGCTTCCATGG GTCAGCTGAACGTGAAGaatgaggagctggaggccatGATCAAAGAGGCCAGTGGTCCAATCAACTTCACCGTGTTCCTCACCATGTTCGGCGAGAAGCTCAAGG gcgCTGACCCTGAGGACGTGATCCTGAGCTCCTTCAAAGTCCTCGACCCTGAGGGAACCGGAACCATCAAGAAGGAATT CCTGGAGGAGCTCCTGACCACCCAGTGTGACAGGTTCTCCAAGGAGGAG ATCAAGAACATGTGGGCCGCCTTCCCCCCAGATGTTGCTGGTAACGTGGACTACAAGAACATCTGCTACGTCATCACACacggagaggagaaggaggagtaa